Genomic window (Thomasclavelia spiroformis DSM 1552):
AGTACCAATTATGGATAATAATAAAATGATTGGATATATTAATGTTGCGAAAATGGAAGGACGTATTTTTGAAGGTACCCAAACTAAGCCTATGGATATTCCTGAAGAATTGATGGATCAAGTTACTCCAATTAAAGAAATGATTGATGAAGCCGTTGCCAATACAAGTGATGAATTATTAGAAAAATATATTAATGAAGAACCCTTTACTAAAGAAGAAATTTCTTTAGCTTTGCGTAAAGGTGTTATTGAAAAAACTTTAATTCCTGTTTTATGTGGTACAGATCAAATCGGTATTCAAATAATTTTAAATTCTATGGTTGCCTTTTTTAGTGCCGCAGGCGATATGAGCAATTCACTAATCGTTGAAAATGTCGATAAAAACGAAGAAGAAATTATTGGTTATGATGAAAAATTACCTGGTAGTATTTTTATCTTTAAAACAATTGCCGATCCATTTATTGGACGTACTTCTTTATTTAAAGTTATCACAGGAACTATATACAGCGGTACATCGATATATAATGTAAAGCGTAAAGAAGTTGAAAAGATTACCAAACTATATCAACCAATAGGAAAAAAATTAATTGAAGTAGATTGCTTACATGCTGGAGATATTGGTGCTGTTACAAAATTTAATTTTTCTAAAACCAATGATACTTTATGCATGGCTGGATACCAGATAATTGTTCCTGAAATTAATTTTTCTACACCATATTATGGCAAATCAATTGTTCCAGTTGGTAAAAGCAACGAAGAAAAGATCACTAATGCTATTAATAAATTATTAGAAGAAGATCCAACATTACAATTTAAACCTAACTACGAAACAAAGCAACAATGTATATATGGTATTGGTGATATTCATTTAGATGTTTTATTATCAAAATTAAAAAATAAATTTAAAGTTGATGCCACATATGAAGATATCAAAATACCATATCGTGAAACAATTAGAAAAAGTGTCACCCAAAGAACTCGTTATAAAAAGCAATCAGGTGGTCATGGTCAATTTGGTGAAGTAGAAATTACTTTCGAACCATCACACGATTACACTAAACCTTATATTTTTGAAGAAAAAATATTTGGTGGTGCTATTCCAAAAACATACTTTCCTGCCGTTGAAAAAGGATTAGCAGAAAGCGTTAAAACTGGTGTTTTAGCTAAATATCCTGTTTTAGGAATTAAAGCTACATTAATTGATGGTTCATATCATAATGTTGATTCATCAGAGATGGCATTTAAAACTGCTACTTCAATGTGTTTTAAAGAAGCTATCCCAAAGGCAAATCCCGCATTGCTTGAACCATATATGAAAATGAAGGTAATCGTTGATGAAGAATATACAGGAGATATTATGAGCAATTTTAATACTAAACGTGCTCGGGTTATTGGTAGCGATATTTTAAATGACGGCTTAGTAAAGATAATTGCCGAAGCACCAATGAGTGAAGTTATGAATTATGCTGTTGATTTAAGATCTATTACCCAAGGGCAAGGTGTTTTTGAAATGGAATTTTTAGATTATGAATTTGCTCCTGATAATATTGCTAAAAAAATAATCAATAATTAAATTAGTAGCTGGATATTTATTAAATATCCAGTTATTTCTTTTATTTGATGTATAAAAATGTTATCATAAAAGCATGAAATCAGGAGGAAAAAATAATGAATGTACTTGTTTGCGGAGGAGCTGGCTATATTGGTAGCCATATCTGTGTAGAATTATTAGATGCTGGATACGAAGTAACAGTAATCGATGATTTTTCTAACTCTAAACCAGAAGTATTAGAACATATCAAGGAAATCACCGGAAAAGAAGTTAAGTTTTATGAGTTTAATATTTTAAACGAAGAAAAAACAGAAGCTGTATTTAAAGAAAATAAAATTGATGCCGTTATTCACTGTGCTGCTTTTAAGGCTGTTGGTGAATCAGTAGAAAAACCAATTGAATATTATACTAACAATTTAACTACAACATTAATAGTTAGTAAAATGATGAAAAAATACAATGTCAATCAAATTGTTTTTTCATCTAGTGCTACTGTATACGGAGATCCTGAAAAAGTCCCAATTACAGAAGACTGTAAACTAGGTGAAACAACAAATCCTTATGGAACAAGCAAAGCCATGATGGAAAGAATTTTAACTGATGTACAACATGCCTATCCACAAATGTCAGTTACACTGCTAAGATATTTTAATCCAATCGGTGCTCATGAATCTGGATTAATTGGTGAAGATCCTAAAGGAATTCCTAACAACTTAATGCCATATATCATGAAAGTAGCAACCGGTGAATTAGAATGTCTTGGAGTATTTGGAGATGATTACAATACCCATGATGGTACTGGGGTTCGTGATTATATCCACGTTGTGGATTTAGCCAAAGGACATGTTAAAGCAATTGAACATTACGCAAAACCTGGAGTTCATATTTGTAACCTAGGCACTGGAACTGGATATAGTGTTCTTGATTTGGTAAAAACATTTGAACGAGTTAATAATGTTAAAATCAATTATGTAATTAAAGATCGTCGTCCTGGAGATATTGCAACTTGCTATGCAAATCCAGAACGTGCAAATAAGGAATTGGGTTGGGTCGCAACTAAAGGAATCGAAGATATGTGTCGTGATACATGGAATTATGCCCTAAAACATAAATAACATCGCCAATTATTGCGATGTTATTTTTATTTATGATATCTAAATTATAAATTTCCTAAATAAATCTATTTATTTTTAATGATATTTGTCTTTTTTTAGATTATTTTGTTAATATTTTTTTTAGAAAAGACAGTTAATATTGTTTTTAACTTAATTTTTTGATATTATATATAGGTACTGTTATGGAGGCTAATCATGGAAAAGATAAAAAAATTTTGGAAAGAACTTAGCATTTTTGGGATTATAATTGTAGTATTTTTAGGATTATTTGTTTATCGTAGAATTACTCATGTTGAATTTACAACAATAACTCAAAGTGCACTTGTTGAAAAAGTAAAAGATAAGGATAGTTTTGTAGTAGTAATTGGAAATAACAATGATAGTGCAACGCTTGCTTATCAAGATACTATGACTGAATTCTTAACAAGAAATCGTAGAAAACCTTTATACTATGTGGATATTTCTAACGACAGTACATATAATACTTGGTTAGAAGAAAAATTAGATATTACTGATGCAACAGTACCACAAACTATAGTTTATGAAGATGGAAAAATAACTACGAACACAACCGGAGCATTATCATATTATAGACTTGCTCAATTATTTAAATAAAGAGACTGTAAGAGCAATCTAATTGATTGAGGGGACACAGCCTCTTTTTTACAATATAAAAGCTATAACTACTAAAAATCTTAGAAGTTATAGCTTTTTATTATTTTATATATATACGTTCCACTCTTTTTGAAATCAAACATATTATTTCATAAGGAATAGTGTCTAAATCTTTTGCCATGCTAGCTAAACTAATATGATCTCCAAAAATTTCTACCTTATCGCCTACTTTTACACTTTCATCAACTCTTACCATCATTTGATCCATACATACCCTACCCACGATTTCAAAATATTTGCCATTAATATAAACCCTACGTCCTTGATTTTTTCTAATTATTCCATCTGCATAACCAATTGGTAAGGTAGCAAGATATTCATCTTGTTTGGCTGTATAAGTTAAACCATAACCAACACGACTACCCGCTTTTATTTTCTTTACCATAGATACTCTAGTAAATAATGACATTACTTGTTTATAATAATCAGATTCATTTCCTGCCGGATCAATACCATACATAACAATTCCAATTCTCCCTAAATTAGATTTATTATCTTGATGATATGCCATTGCAGCACTGTTACAACAATGAATATATTTAAACTCATGTTGACCAACTAATTTATAAAATAATTGTTGTTGTTTTACAAAGGCAGCTTCTTCACCATCAGCAGTTGCATAATGTGTAAATATACCTTCTAAAATAAATTTTCTTCGATCAATTGTTTGTAACATTTCTTCTAATTCTTTTTTATTTGTTAATCCGATTCGTTGCATTCCTGTATCTAGTTTTATATGAATTTTTAGTGGTTTATTAGATATTAAGGTTTGCAAATGATACATATATTCTAAAGAAATCATAGTTAAAGATATATCATAACTAATAGCTAATTCTATTTCCTCTTTAGTTGTTGGAACAGCTCCTAAAATTAAAATTCCTTTCGTTATTCCTAATTCCCTTAATTCAATTGCTTCCTGTAATGTTGCCACAGCAAACATTTCAATATATTCTAAATCCTTTATATAGCTAGCAACTTCTTTATATCCATGTCCATAAGCATCAGCCTTAATAACCGCCATTAATGGACGTTTAAATCGCTTATAAATTGTTTCTATATTCTCTTTTAAATACTTTAAATTAATCATTGCATATGTATCCCTATGTAAACTCATAAAAAACCTCCATAAACCATAGTATAATCCAAACATTGTAATATTTCAATTAACTAATCAAATAATTATGTAAATAGAGGCATTGCCTCTATTTAATACTAGCTGTTTGCATACTACTAATTACACTAACCATTTCATCTTTACTCAAATCTTCAGAATAGATCTTACATAAAATACCAGATTTCATCATCATTAATTCACCATTATCATAAAAAGCAACTCCATCTACAAGATCAATTACTTCACCATCTATTTCTTCAACATTCACTTCATTACTTGGGACCATTGGAGATTCAATAACAGTAAAACTTTTATCACCAGTAAACTTTAAAATATGATTAGTAGTTCCATCTATAGTCGATACTTTTTCACTATCTAATGTACTTCCCATTAATGCAACTGGATATAAAGGTAGTTCACTTGCTACATCTGCATATTCATTAGTACTCTTTTCTAAAATACTTTTTTCATCAAAATCATTTTTATCTAATTTAGTATCTGTTTTAAATTCAGTAAAATTAGCTGTAATAATCTCAGAATCATCTTTATCTAACACTATAACCTGTTTAGGTGATAAAGACTTGTCAAAAATCATTTCTTGGCTAACAATCCTTGAATCATTTGGATAAGTAACTTTACTTCTAACTTGATATCCAGTCTTTATTTTTTCTACCTCACCTTCTTCTAATAAACTTATTAAAGATTGATAAATATATGGTTTAGGGGAATTATTAGGCCAATCACTTTGAAATTTAAATACTTGATTTAAAGTTGGGGTTAGTACAAAAACACCTTCTGTATTTTTTACAATAATTTGTGATTGGTTTAATGATTTATCATAAAGTTCAACTTTATAATACTCATCCTTTTTTTCCTTAAAATAACTTACATTTACCAAATAACTCTTTAATTCATCGTTTTCAACCATTTCCATATTACATGTAAGGACATATTTATCATAAGCTTTAACTTTTTCAATTGTTTTATCCAATGAAGTATCCTTGAATTTAAAAAATATTAATGATCCCACCACCAATGCTACAGCCACAGCAATACCAATATATATCTTTTTCAAAATCGCACCCCCATTAATAAAATATGTTAATTTATCAATATTATGTATAAAGTTATATTTTATTGGATACACTTTAATAAGGAGGATGAAATAATGAACATATTACAAAAGATTTCTTTAATCCTAACAATTATAGGTGCTATAAATTGGGGATTAATAGGTTTATTCAATTTTAATCTTGTTGATTCACTATTTGGAGTCGATAGCTTTTTATCAATGCTTATCTATATATTAGTAGGAATTGCAGGACTTATTAACATTATGTTACTATTTATAGATTTAGATACAAAATAAAGAGTAGTTACCTACTCTTTAATTATAAATGGGGTCATTTCTCCATTTTTTTTATTTATTCTTATTCTATTTTTTACCATTTTCAACATTGGAATATCATGTAATGAATCAGAATATGCATATGAATTATCATAATCAATTTCTAAACCCAACTGTTTAAGAATACTATTTAAACGAACTACTTTTTCAGCATTTTTACAATTTTTTCCAATCATCCTACTAGTGTACTTACCATCAACAATCTTTGTTTTCGTTCCTAAAATTCCATCAACCGGCAAATCACAAAAACGTAAATAACCTTCAATCGATGCAGAACAAATATAAATCATATATCCTTGTTCTTTTTTATTTTTCAACTCATCAACAACATTTGAATAATATTTAGGCACTAAAGAAGATTGATAAAAATCTCTCAACTCATCATCACTTAAATTATCCATCGGAAATAACCATGATGATTTCAACTTTTGAAATTCAACAATTTTCAATAAATATAACGGATACAAAACAACAACTTTCAATAATTTAAAAATCGATAACGGATGTCTTTTAAAATAATAAATTAATAACGCTTTTCCCGAATCACCATGAATCAGCGTATCATCAAAATCAAAAAAAGCAAACTTTTGCTTCACTAAGCAATCTCCAAAGCAATTTCCATCATCGTAACAAACGTTTTTTCACGTTCTTTAGCTGTTGTTTGTTCATCAGATATTAAAGAATCCGAAACAGTCAATAACGTTAATGCCTTTTT
Coding sequences:
- a CDS encoding elongation factor G, translating into MRTYHANEIGNVAVLGHSGCGKTSIVEAMAYRSGLIDHIGNVNSGNTLSDYSSEEISRKSSVNLSVIPVEWNNCKINLIDVPGTFDFTGECESALSVCESALIIVPSSSGINAGTKQAMYKAKDKAKIIYINGLDNPNSDYATKLQQLKDTYGKAIAPIQVPIMDNNKMIGYINVAKMEGRIFEGTQTKPMDIPEELMDQVTPIKEMIDEAVANTSDELLEKYINEEPFTKEEISLALRKGVIEKTLIPVLCGTDQIGIQIILNSMVAFFSAAGDMSNSLIVENVDKNEEEIIGYDEKLPGSIFIFKTIADPFIGRTSLFKVITGTIYSGTSIYNVKRKEVEKITKLYQPIGKKLIEVDCLHAGDIGAVTKFNFSKTNDTLCMAGYQIIVPEINFSTPYYGKSIVPVGKSNEEKITNAINKLLEEDPTLQFKPNYETKQQCIYGIGDIHLDVLLSKLKNKFKVDATYEDIKIPYRETIRKSVTQRTRYKKQSGGHGQFGEVEITFEPSHDYTKPYIFEEKIFGGAIPKTYFPAVEKGLAESVKTGVLAKYPVLGIKATLIDGSYHNVDSSEMAFKTATSMCFKEAIPKANPALLEPYMKMKVIVDEEYTGDIMSNFNTKRARVIGSDILNDGLVKIIAEAPMSEVMNYAVDLRSITQGQGVFEMEFLDYEFAPDNIAKKIINN
- the galE gene encoding UDP-glucose 4-epimerase GalE gives rise to the protein MNVLVCGGAGYIGSHICVELLDAGYEVTVIDDFSNSKPEVLEHIKEITGKEVKFYEFNILNEEKTEAVFKENKIDAVIHCAAFKAVGESVEKPIEYYTNNLTTTLIVSKMMKKYNVNQIVFSSSATVYGDPEKVPITEDCKLGETTNPYGTSKAMMERILTDVQHAYPQMSVTLLRYFNPIGAHESGLIGEDPKGIPNNLMPYIMKVATGELECLGVFGDDYNTHDGTGVRDYIHVVDLAKGHVKAIEHYAKPGVHICNLGTGTGYSVLDLVKTFERVNNVKINYVIKDRRPGDIATCYANPERANKELGWVATKGIEDMCRDTWNYALKHK
- the alr gene encoding alanine racemase, with translation MSLHRDTYAMINLKYLKENIETIYKRFKRPLMAVIKADAYGHGYKEVASYIKDLEYIEMFAVATLQEAIELRELGITKGILILGAVPTTKEEIELAISYDISLTMISLEYMYHLQTLISNKPLKIHIKLDTGMQRIGLTNKKELEEMLQTIDRRKFILEGIFTHYATADGEEAAFVKQQQLFYKLVGQHEFKYIHCCNSAAMAYHQDNKSNLGRIGIVMYGIDPAGNESDYYKQVMSLFTRVSMVKKIKAGSRVGYGLTYTAKQDEYLATLPIGYADGIIRKNQGRRVYINGKYFEIVGRVCMDQMMVRVDESVKVGDKVEIFGDHISLASMAKDLDTIPYEIICLISKRVERIYIK
- a CDS encoding LolA family protein; the protein is MKKIYIGIAVAVALVVGSLIFFKFKDTSLDKTIEKVKAYDKYVLTCNMEMVENDELKSYLVNVSYFKEKKDEYYKVELYDKSLNQSQIIVKNTEGVFVLTPTLNQVFKFQSDWPNNSPKPYIYQSLISLLEEGEVEKIKTGYQVRSKVTYPNDSRIVSQEMIFDKSLSPKQVIVLDKDDSEIITANFTEFKTDTKLDKNDFDEKSILEKSTNEYADVASELPLYPVALMGSTLDSEKVSTIDGTTNHILKFTGDKSFTVIESPMVPSNEVNVEEIDGEVIDLVDGVAFYDNGELMMMKSGILCKIYSEDLSKDEMVSVISSMQTASIK
- a CDS encoding DUF378 domain-containing protein — encoded protein: MNILQKISLILTIIGAINWGLIGLFNFNLVDSLFGVDSFLSMLIYILVGIAGLINIMLLFIDLDTK
- a CDS encoding HAD family hydrolase, whose protein sequence is MKQKFAFFDFDDTLIHGDSGKALLIYYFKRHPLSIFKLLKVVVLYPLYLLKIVEFQKLKSSWLFPMDNLSDDELRDFYQSSLVPKYYSNVVDELKNKKEQGYMIYICSASIEGYLRFCDLPVDGILGTKTKIVDGKYTSRMIGKNCKNAEKVVRLNSILKQLGLEIDYDNSYAYSDSLHDIPMLKMVKNRIRINKKNGEMTPFIIKE